Proteins co-encoded in one Conger conger chromosome 4, fConCon1.1, whole genome shotgun sequence genomic window:
- the LOC133125943 gene encoding leukocyte elastase inhibitor-like, whose protein sequence is MESLIAANTKFSLDLFKNITEDKKTDNIFYSPLSISSALAMVYMGARGNTATQIAEVLRFRKEKKPEAPGLQQQQVKRQLPPEVLKSLFHEADDDVHAEFNKLMSELNKEGAPYALSLANRLYGDKSLKFVEKYITDTKKFYQAELEPVDFQSDPEGARVNINSWVEKQTQDKIKDLLAKGVINILTRLVLVNAIYFKGEWDNKFKGKDTKEVSFKLSKNESQPVQMMHQTANFGLVFIPEVNSRILEMPYIGKELSMLIILPREIEDDSTGLERLERELTYEKLLEWTQPDKMEHIEIMVALPKFKMEETYDLRDILVSIGMEDAFNESKSDLSGISSSANLVVSKVVHKAFVEVNEEGTEAAAATAVVIGVTSIRPPPIWFIADHPFLFFIRHNPTQSILFYGRFCSP, encoded by the exons ATGGAGTCACTGATTGCTGCAAATACCAAGTTCTCCCTGGACCTGTTTAAGAACATAACTGAAGATAAGAAAACGGACAACATCTTCTACTCTCCACTCAGCATCTCCTCAGCTCTGGCCATGGTGTACATGGGCGCCCGGGGgaacacagctacacagatagCTGAG GTGCTTCGCTTTAGAAAAGAGAAGAaacctgaagctcctggcctgcaacaacaacaagtaAAAAGACAGCTTCCACCAGAGGTGCTAAAG TCTCTCTTTCATGAAGCTGATGATGACGTTCATGCTGAATTCAACAAACTGATGTCTGAACTCAACAAAGAGGGTGCCCCATATGCACTGAGCCTGGCAAATCGCCTGTACGGGGACAAATCGTTAAAGTTTGTGGAG aaataCATTACGGACACAAAGAAGTTCTATCAGGCAGAGCTGGAGCCTGTTGACTTCCAATCAGATCCTGAGGGCGCAAGGGTGAACATTAACAGCTGGGTGGAGAAGCAGACTCAAG ataaaatcaaggaCTTGCTGGCAAAGGGAGTTATTAACATCTTGACCAGACTGGTGTTGGTGAATGCTATCTATTTTAAGGGTGAATGGGACAACAAATTCAAAGGGAAAGACACAAAGGAAGTTTCGTTCAAATTGAGCAAG aatGAAAGTCAGCCAGTGCAGATGATGCACCAGACGGCCAACTTTGGTTTGGTGTTCATTCCCGAGGTCAACTCACGGATTCTAGAGATGCCTTACATTGGTAAAGAGCTGAGCATGCTCATTATTCTGCCCAGAGAGATTGAGGATGACTCCACAGGGCTTGAGAGG TTGGAAAGGGAGCTCACGTATGAGAAGCTCTTAGAGTGGACACAGCCTGACAAGATGGAGCATATTGAGATAATGGTGGCATTGCCAAAGTTCAAGATGGAAGAGACCTATGACCTGAGAGATATTCTGGTCAGTATTGGGATGGAGGATGCCTTCAATGAGTCCAAAAGCGACTTATCTGGCATTTCTTCCAGCGCTAACCTAGTGGTGTCCAAAGTGGTGCACAAGGCCTTTGTGGAGGTGAACGAGGAGGGCACAGaggctgctgctgccactgctgtCGTCATCGGGGTGACAAGCATCAGGCCACCACCAATTTGGTTCATCGCAGACCATCCCTTCCTGttcttcatcagacacaaccccACTCAGAGCATCCTCTTCTATGGCCGTTTCTGCTCCCCTTGA